One window of the Halarcobacter mediterraneus genome contains the following:
- a CDS encoding LutC/YkgG family protein yields the protein MTSKELILKNIRTNNVVQDTTLPDYSNFGLTFEDKHSYFSTMLESVGGKALFIKKEELEETIKSIYPDEKIITSNVEGFSLANFDANKENDPHKLKDIDLAVVKGEFAVAENGAVWVKNRDNRHRALYFIAQNIILVLEKSAIVNNMHEAYELISFGEPSYGAFISGPSKTADIEQSLVIGAHGPKSGYVIFVE from the coding sequence ATGACAAGTAAAGAATTAATATTAAAAAATATTAGAACTAATAATGTAGTCCAAGATACAACTCTTCCAGATTACTCAAATTTTGGATTAACTTTTGAAGATAAACACTCTTACTTTTCAACTATGCTTGAATCAGTTGGAGGAAAAGCTTTATTTATTAAAAAAGAAGAGTTAGAAGAAACAATTAAATCTATATATCCAGATGAAAAAATTATAACTTCCAATGTAGAGGGCTTTTCTTTAGCAAACTTTGATGCAAATAAAGAGAATGATCCACATAAGCTAAAAGATATTGATTTAGCTGTTGTAAAAGGTGAATTTGCAGTTGCAGAAAATGGTGCTGTTTGGGTTAAAAATAGGGACAACAGACACAGAGCTTTATATTTCATTGCACAAAATATCATTTTAGTATTAGAAAAAAGTGCGATAGTTAATAATATGCATGAAGCCTATGAATTAATCTCTTTTGGTGAGCCTTCATATGGAGCGTTTATTAGTGGTCCTTCTAAAACTGCAGATATTGAACAATCCTTGGTAATTGGAGCGCACGGTCCTAAATCAGGATATGTGATTTTTGTAGAATAA